A genomic window from Ilyobacter polytropus DSM 2926 includes:
- a CDS encoding OadG family protein — MNIAELMKLFGNPETIKSLSAGDKMMGVGVTVILGMGITVLALIFIMYLIGFMTSVMAEKPKPVAESTPSATPAQSAPVQEEEVATNDEELVAVIAAAVAAQLGTSTSNLVVRNIRRVADAAPAWGKAGIVDQMSTRF, encoded by the coding sequence ATGAATATTGCAGAACTTATGAAGTTGTTTGGTAATCCTGAAACCATCAAATCCCTTAGTGCCGGGGATAAAATGATGGGTGTAGGTGTAACTGTAATACTAGGAATGGGTATCACAGTGTTAGCACTTATATTTATAATGTATTTAATAGGATTTATGACAAGCGTTATGGCTGAAAAGCCAAAACCAGTAGCAGAGAGTACACCATCTGCAACACCTGCTCAATCTGCACCAGTACAGGAAGAAGAGGTTGCAACAAATGATGAAGAGCTAGTGGCTGTAATAGCTGCTGCAGTAGCGGCTCAGTTAGGAACTTCAACAAGTAACCTTGTTGTAAGAAACATCAGAAGAGTTGCAGATGCTGCTCCAGCATGGGGAAAAGCAGGTATTGTAGATCAGATGAGCACAAGATTTTAA